One window from the genome of Aptenodytes patagonicus chromosome 4, bAptPat1.pri.cur, whole genome shotgun sequence encodes:
- the LRAT gene encoding lecithin retinol acyltransferase, giving the protein MKNPVPQAASLLLEKLLLLVHVRPLPAGSGGEPPAAAPGYYDTSCFKRGDLLEVPRTLFIHFGIYLGENRVAHLMPDILPAFTGDRRQIQQVVTNKRLILGVITKTASIRVDTVEDFAYGGSILVNHMDRLFEDQVLGSEEAARRAEKLVGATAYSLLWNNCEHFVTYCRYGAPVSFQTDKFCETVKMIIRDQRSVLASVLVGLASIVCLGLAPSTTLPTIFIPFFLWMAG; this is encoded by the exons ATGAAGAACCCGGTGCCGCAGGCGGCctcgctgctgctggagaagctgcTGCTCCTCGTCCACGTCCGGCCCCTGCCCGCGGGCTCCGGCGGGGAaccgccggcggcggcccccggctaCTACGACACCAGCTGCTTCAAGCGGGGCGACCTGCTGGAGGTGCCCCGCACCCTCTTCATCCACTTCGGCATCTACTTGGGCGAGAACCGCGTCGCCCACCTGATGCCCGACATCCTGCCCGCCTTCACCGGCGACCGCCGGCAGATCCAGCAGGTGGTGACCAACAAGCGGCTCATCCTGGGCGTCATCACCAAAACGGCCAGCATCCGCGTGGACACGGTGGAGGACTTCGCCTACGGCGGCAGCATCCTGGTCAACCACATGGACCGGCTCTTCGAGGACCAGGTGCTGGGCAGCGAGGAGGCGGCCCGCCGGGCGGAGAAGCTGGTGGGCGCCACGGCCTACAGCCTGCTCTGGAACAACTGCGAGCACTTCGTCACCTACTGCCGATACGGAGCCCCGGTCAGCTTCCAGACCGACAAG ttctgtgaGACTGTGAAGATGATTATTCGGGACCAGAGGAGTGTTCTTGCTTCAGTGCTTGTGGGATTAGCATCAATAGTCTGCCTAGGTTTGGCGCCCTCCACCACGCTCCCCACTATCTTTATTCCCTTCTTTCTGTGGATGGCTGGCTGA